A region of Saccharococcus thermophilus DNA encodes the following proteins:
- a CDS encoding EscU/YscU/HrcU family type III secretion system export apparatus switch protein, with protein sequence MMYFNQKRKKEWNGPSAAVIRYEEGDRAPTVIAHGHGYIAEKIIELAKQNDIPIEEDVSLVQQLLDIDLGDHIPPQLYAVIAEILVLIEKIEKNY encoded by the coding sequence ATGATGTACTTTAACCAAAAACGGAAAAAAGAGTGGAACGGACCATCGGCCGCAGTTATCCGCTATGAGGAAGGAGACCGTGCCCCGACAGTAATCGCCCATGGGCACGGTTACATCGCCGAAAAAATTATTGAACTGGCAAAACAAAACGATATTCCGATCGAAGAAGATGTTTCTCTCGTCCAACAGTTACTCGATATTGATTTAGGCGATCATATTCCGCCGCAATTATATGCGGTCATTGCCGAGATTTTAGTGTTAATTGAAAAAATAGAAAAAAATTATTAA
- the fliS gene encoding flagellar export chaperone FliS, with protein sequence MDFLTEEAVYQKTSQQLTALLYEGLIESIEEAIHYTKQKDYIKANKRLQKGNDILRRLGVGLKYDAGIIAHQLDALYNYMAEQLIEANIKKDIAIMETVLKIATEIAEAWNVAMKKQTSAQPSSPLMKKLSAYEQFITAYEE encoded by the coding sequence ATGGATTTTCTTACCGAAGAAGCGGTCTATCAAAAAACCTCGCAGCAATTAACCGCGCTTTTATATGAAGGATTAATAGAAAGTATAGAAGAGGCCATTCATTACACGAAACAAAAAGATTATATAAAAGCGAATAAACGATTGCAGAAGGGCAATGACATTCTGCGCCGCCTTGGCGTTGGCTTGAAATACGACGCGGGAATTATCGCTCACCAGCTAGACGCGCTATATAACTACATGGCGGAACAACTCATTGAAGCAAACATCAAAAAAGACATCGCGATCATGGAAACGGTATTAAAAATCGCAACCGAAATCGCCGAAGCCTGGAATGTCGCGATGAAAAAACAAACTTCTGCCCAGCCTTCTTCGCCATTGATGAAAAAATTGTCGGCATATGAACAATTCATTACGGCTTACGAAGAATAA
- a CDS encoding flagellin → MRINHNIEALNAYRNLAANQSNLSKNLEKLSSGLRINRAADDAAGLAISEKMRSQIRGLEMAERNAMDAISLLQTAEGALNEVHSILQRMRELAVQAANDTNTDEDRTHIQSEINQLADELNRIGNSTEFNKITLLDGSIYKTEALPAKYISDPVAGNIEIRSTETNAKVVGKPIEEAVEIHDDKPGYVTGSINLSDSALAASPITIDSSNNELTLELGDGTIGTIVLDITAQGGTKLTFNGNASTNQSQADLLAVINNAIANSNLNGKVAASVDANGHLMFTDLSSAGNGSHVKVNGGNALGTLIGTATEVDGIPKNNTLTFDFTDGASGSSSTVTITLTNKVYNTVDDIVAEINNQLASGNYNITALNDNGKIVLQANDAGSDSSITNVRGSAAAPLWLINAQEIKGLDANNQISFKLNGNPYTVTIPDGTYTDRNVLALTIQNAINNATNNGEADITVKAAGNYFVFETGSAGANETFEITSANADLGLATREAKGQDALNADISVQIGANEGQSLSFSIADMRAKALGITSESSGSYTYTGADGSNITAYYSTNTVKNRDKIEYVINVSDAQSASRAITVIDNAIRLVSTERGKLGAIQNRLEHTINNLTTANENLTSAESRIRDTDMALEMTEFTKNNILTQAAQAMLAQSNQLPQGILQLLKS, encoded by the coding sequence ATGAGAATTAACCATAATATTGAAGCGTTAAATGCGTATCGTAACTTAGCAGCCAACCAATCTAACCTTTCCAAAAACCTAGAAAAACTATCATCTGGATTGCGCATTAACCGTGCGGCCGACGATGCGGCGGGACTCGCGATTTCGGAAAAAATGCGCTCACAAATTCGCGGACTGGAAATGGCCGAGCGCAATGCGATGGACGCCATCTCCCTCCTTCAGACGGCGGAAGGAGCTTTAAACGAAGTTCACAGCATCTTGCAGCGCATGAGAGAGTTGGCGGTGCAAGCGGCGAATGATACAAACACTGACGAAGACCGCACACATATTCAAAGTGAAATCAATCAGTTGGCAGATGAGTTAAATCGTATTGGAAATAGTACGGAATTTAACAAAATAACTTTGCTGGATGGCAGTATTTATAAAACGGAGGCGCTACCTGCAAAGTATATTAGTGATCCTGTTGCGGGAAATATTGAAATTCGAAGTACAGAAACAAACGCAAAAGTAGTTGGAAAACCAATTGAGGAAGCTGTTGAAATCCATGATGATAAACCAGGATATGTTACGGGTAGTATCAATTTATCTGATAGTGCTTTAGCGGCCTCACCAATTACTATTGATAGCTCAAATAATGAATTGACTCTAGAATTGGGAGACGGAACCATTGGCACAATTGTTTTAGATATAACGGCTCAAGGAGGGACAAAATTAACATTTAATGGTAATGCGTCGACAAATCAAAGCCAAGCAGACTTACTGGCTGTTATTAACAATGCTATTGCAAATTCTAATTTAAATGGAAAGGTAGCAGCAAGTGTTGATGCCAATGGCCACCTAATGTTTACCGATTTATCTAGCGCTGGTAATGGTAGTCACGTTAAAGTTAACGGAGGAAATGCGTTAGGAACATTAATTGGCACAGCGACAGAAGTAGACGGAATTCCAAAAAATAATACTCTTACTTTTGATTTTACTGATGGTGCTAGTGGAAGTAGCAGTACAGTTACCATTACCCTTACAAATAAGGTATATAATACAGTAGATGACATTGTTGCGGAAATAAACAATCAACTAGCTTCTGGAAATTATAACATTACTGCACTAAACGATAATGGGAAAATTGTGCTTCAAGCAAATGATGCTGGCTCGGATAGTTCCATTACAAACGTAAGAGGTTCTGCTGCTGCTCCGTTATGGTTAATTAACGCCCAAGAAATAAAGGGGCTGGATGCCAACAACCAAATTTCCTTTAAATTAAATGGCAATCCATATACAGTCACAATTCCTGATGGTACTTATACTGATCGCAATGTGTTGGCATTAACGATTCAAAATGCGATTAATAATGCTACCAATAATGGAGAAGCAGATATAACTGTAAAGGCAGCGGGTAACTATTTCGTATTTGAAACGGGTTCTGCTGGTGCAAATGAAACGTTTGAAATTACCTCTGCCAATGCAGACTTAGGATTGGCAACACGTGAAGCAAAAGGACAGGATGCTCTAAACGCGGATATTAGTGTTCAAATTGGAGCAAATGAAGGCCAGAGTTTGTCGTTTAGTATTGCTGATATGAGAGCAAAAGCGTTAGGAATTACAAGCGAGTCTTCCGGTTCGTATACGTATACCGGGGCAGATGGCAGCAATATTACTGCGTATTACTCTACAAATACTGTTAAAAATAGAGATAAAATTGAGTATGTCATTAACGTTTCTGATGCTCAATCGGCAAGTCGAGCAATTACGGTAATTGACAACGCAATCAGATTAGTCTCTACCGAACGCGGAAAACTAGGCGCCATCCAAAACCGCCTCGAACATACGATCAACAACTTGACAACGGCAAACGAAAACTTAACGTCTGCGGAATCGCGCATTCGTGACACCGACATGGCGCTCGAGATGACCGAGTTTACGAAAAACAACATCTTAACCCAGGCAGCACAAGCGATGCTAGCGCAATCAAACCAGCTGCCGCAAGGAATTTTGCAACTGTTGAAAAGCTAA
- a CDS encoding YaaR family protein — protein sequence MEVQKVTRANVASVSRKEETAMESVSFTEVMAKTRSDIVWERVRQQVQQIEEQGKKLAESRTIEDLKKYKRLVKQFLDDAVQNGLQLEEQRGFSRGGRARIYKIVKEVDRKLIELTNEVLQKEQKRLDILRLVGEIQGLIINIYT from the coding sequence ATGGAAGTGCAAAAAGTAACAAGGGCGAACGTAGCAAGCGTCAGCCGTAAAGAAGAAACGGCGATGGAATCGGTGTCATTTACCGAAGTGATGGCAAAAACCCGCAGCGACATCGTCTGGGAACGCGTGCGGCAACAAGTCCAGCAAATCGAAGAGCAGGGAAAAAAGCTGGCTGAATCGCGCACGATCGAGGATTTGAAAAAATATAAACGGCTTGTGAAGCAATTTTTAGATGACGCCGTTCAAAACGGGCTGCAGCTTGAGGAACAGCGCGGATTCAGCCGCGGCGGACGGGCGCGCATTTATAAAATTGTCAAAGAAGTAGATCGGAAATTAATTGAATTAACGAACGAGGTGCTGCAAAAAGAACAAAAAAGATTGGACATCTTGCGGCTTGTTGGGGAAATTCAGGGGCTGATCATTAACATTTACACATAA
- a CDS encoding TIGR03826 family flagellar region protein, producing the protein MAELTNCPKCGRLFVKQSSIRDVCDQCYKEEEKLFEKVYSFLRKRENRTATMAQVVEATGVSESLITKWIRMGRLQLVLFPNLGYPCESCGAMIREGQLCPKCRTKLQTELKRAEEEKQRERLKFKTYYTQKGEGR; encoded by the coding sequence GTGGCAGAACTGACCAATTGCCCAAAATGCGGGCGGCTGTTTGTCAAGCAGTCGTCCATTCGTGATGTGTGTGACCAGTGTTATAAGGAAGAAGAGAAATTGTTTGAAAAAGTATATTCGTTTCTCCGTAAACGCGAAAACCGCACCGCGACAATGGCACAAGTGGTCGAAGCGACGGGAGTGAGCGAGTCGCTGATCACGAAGTGGATTAGAATGGGGCGCCTCCAGCTCGTTCTTTTTCCGAATCTCGGTTATCCTTGTGAATCATGCGGGGCAATGATCCGCGAAGGGCAACTTTGTCCGAAATGCCGAACGAAGCTGCAAACAGAGTTGAAGCGGGCCGAAGAAGAAAAACAGCGGGAGCGGTTAAAATTCAAGACTTATTACACACAAAAAGGGGAAGGACGCTAA
- the flgM gene encoding flagellar biosynthesis anti-sigma factor FlgM codes for MKIHHVGPMNVNPYQRQYNRLEKQASSANKKDQVEISEAAKELQEAAKWESARQEKVEKLKQQVQNGTYTIDPKAIAKSMIRYYRNQ; via the coding sequence ATGAAAATTCATCATGTCGGCCCGATGAACGTCAATCCGTATCAACGGCAATATAACAGGCTCGAAAAGCAAGCATCGTCCGCAAATAAAAAAGACCAAGTCGAAATTTCCGAAGCGGCGAAAGAACTGCAGGAAGCGGCTAAATGGGAAAGCGCGCGCCAGGAAAAAGTGGAAAAGCTAAAGCAGCAAGTACAAAACGGCACGTATACGATTGATCCAAAAGCAATCGCCAAAAGCATGATTCGATATTATCGAAACCAATAA
- a CDS encoding flagellar protein FlgN — MMKFAELISILQAHAKLHESLYKLAERKTEALKKNDIDALSTLMKDEQKHIFAIRQLEEQRIGWLKKTFPNETVTITRCLELADETEREQLRQWHGRLAEAITRLRQVNELNKQLLEQSLQFVTAMLDVMMPSAQPIAYNKANEYETPPNRSIFESKA, encoded by the coding sequence ATGATGAAATTCGCGGAGCTTATTTCGATCTTGCAGGCGCATGCCAAGTTGCACGAAAGTTTATACAAGCTTGCCGAGCGGAAAACGGAAGCGTTGAAAAAGAACGATATCGATGCATTGTCGACGTTGATGAAGGATGAACAAAAACACATTTTCGCCATTCGGCAATTGGAAGAACAGCGCATCGGCTGGCTGAAAAAAACATTTCCAAACGAAACGGTGACAATCACGCGCTGTTTGGAGCTGGCTGACGAAACGGAGCGGGAACAACTTCGCCAATGGCACGGGCGGCTGGCCGAAGCGATTACGCGACTAAGGCAAGTCAATGAGCTAAATAAGCAGCTGCTCGAGCAGTCTTTGCAGTTTGTCACCGCAATGCTCGATGTCATGATGCCATCGGCCCAGCCGATTGCTTACAATAAGGCGAACGAATATGAAACGCCGCCCAATCGTTCGATCTTTGAGTCCAAGGCGTAA